In one window of Blastopirellula marina DNA:
- a CDS encoding HD-GYP domain-containing protein, with protein sequence MIIHERDTTQAPILLVDDDPACLGMLSDVLGALGIPVETARDGKEALEMIYKGDFRIVLSDWQMPGMSGVELCRRVRQRPLSGYVYFILLTSLDRQHNLVSGLRAGADDFITKPFDPEELHIRLRAANRIVSLESRNVIIFALAKLAESRDPETGAHLERMREYSRLLADDLSRQPKYADIVDADYVRTIYLTSPLHDIGKVGIPDHVLLKPGRLTPDEFEIMKQHTLVGYYTLDAALREQPEAAYLRFARDIAGSHHEKWDGTGYPYGLAGEEIPLCGRIVAVADVYDALTTARVYKEAFSHEKARSIIREGAGKHFDPDIVDAFFNREDEIVDINQRLNDMLAYPDIAGMANGLAIPAGNLAQN encoded by the coding sequence ATGATAATTCACGAACGAGACACCACTCAGGCACCGATTCTGCTGGTAGACGACGATCCAGCTTGCTTGGGAATGCTAAGCGATGTACTAGGCGCTTTGGGAATTCCGGTAGAGACCGCACGCGACGGCAAGGAAGCGCTCGAGATGATCTACAAAGGAGACTTCCGGATTGTGCTGTCTGACTGGCAGATGCCTGGGATGTCGGGTGTCGAGCTTTGCCGACGCGTTCGCCAGCGTCCCTTAAGCGGTTATGTCTATTTCATCCTACTGACTTCGCTCGACCGACAACACAATTTGGTAAGTGGCTTAAGAGCCGGTGCGGACGACTTCATAACCAAGCCATTCGACCCGGAAGAACTTCACATTCGCCTCCGTGCCGCCAATCGCATCGTCTCGTTAGAGAGTCGGAACGTCATTATCTTTGCCTTGGCGAAGCTGGCCGAGTCGCGCGATCCCGAAACGGGTGCCCACCTCGAACGAATGCGGGAATACTCGCGATTGTTGGCCGATGATCTCTCGCGACAACCAAAGTACGCCGATATCGTCGATGCTGACTACGTCCGCACAATCTACCTCACAAGTCCCTTGCACGACATTGGCAAGGTTGGCATCCCTGATCATGTATTGCTCAAACCGGGTAGGTTGACCCCGGATGAATTCGAGATCATGAAGCAGCACACGCTTGTCGGGTATTACACTTTGGATGCCGCATTACGCGAACAACCTGAAGCTGCTTACTTGCGATTTGCTCGGGACATTGCCGGTTCGCATCATGAAAAATGGGATGGCACTGGCTATCCGTATGGACTAGCTGGCGAAGAGATCCCACTTTGTGGACGGATCGTGGCTGTGGCAGACGTCTACGATGCTTTGACCACGGCCCGCGTCTACAAAGAAGCATTCAGCCACGAAAAAGCACGTTCGATCATTCGCGAAGGTGCCGGAAAGCACTTCGATCCTGACATTGTCGACGCCTTTTTCAATCGCGAGGACGAGATCGTCGACATCAATCAGCGGCTCAATGACATGCTGGCCTATCCTGACATCGCGGGAATGGCAAACGGTTTGGCCATCCCCGCTGGAAACCTTGCGCAAAACTAG
- a CDS encoding class I SAM-dependent methyltransferase — MIQSNDSTTSKLPAVLEFFSQDVAEFKKQLAQLESEIDKDATAVPNSDLHKRTIAALEQSVIACRKFEDEHEDNPELIKEVQARFREETAPWLEQSWFANRAHTKPSGFAGDYEMLVKIYEGATPARGLGAYLDLCFMDIPLANAVRGRKDMVREYLEKDIANRTGDIRILDIACGPCREFLDWPEFAGRSIEVIAMDNDPVALEYIEATVATQLPKGTTLIPTRYNAMRAKKSEATIKKFGKFDIIYSVGLADYLTDEQLVGIFSGLGETLNEGGALVIAFKDTERYDETPYQWHLDWFFYQRTVEDVLHIFEEAGFNTEKMDLTRDRSGIIVNYVSHQSPGCIRRIDSAELSRSARAKRKSTSSVDSQQQD, encoded by the coding sequence ATGATTCAGTCGAACGACTCGACCACCTCGAAACTACCGGCTGTGCTCGAGTTCTTTTCACAGGATGTGGCGGAATTCAAGAAGCAGCTTGCTCAACTTGAAAGTGAAATAGACAAGGATGCGACCGCCGTACCCAATAGCGACTTGCACAAACGGACCATTGCGGCATTAGAGCAATCCGTGATCGCATGTCGAAAATTTGAAGATGAACACGAAGACAACCCAGAGTTGATTAAGGAAGTGCAAGCCCGGTTTCGTGAAGAAACCGCCCCTTGGCTAGAGCAAAGTTGGTTCGCCAATCGCGCTCACACCAAACCCAGCGGCTTCGCTGGAGACTATGAAATGCTGGTCAAAATCTACGAGGGGGCAACGCCTGCGCGTGGATTGGGGGCCTACCTCGACCTTTGTTTCATGGATATCCCGCTGGCCAATGCGGTCCGCGGCCGCAAAGACATGGTCCGTGAATATCTCGAGAAGGATATCGCGAACCGCACTGGTGATATTCGAATACTTGATATTGCCTGTGGTCCTTGTCGAGAATTCCTCGATTGGCCTGAATTTGCTGGGCGTTCCATCGAAGTGATCGCTATGGATAACGATCCGGTCGCCCTTGAATACATCGAAGCAACGGTCGCCACACAATTGCCGAAAGGAACCACTCTGATCCCAACGCGTTACAACGCGATGCGAGCCAAGAAGTCGGAAGCCACCATTAAGAAGTTCGGCAAGTTCGACATCATCTATAGTGTTGGCCTGGCTGATTATCTAACCGATGAGCAACTTGTCGGTATCTTCAGCGGATTGGGCGAAACACTCAACGAAGGTGGTGCGTTGGTAATCGCATTTAAGGACACGGAACGCTACGACGAGACACCATATCAGTGGCATCTCGATTGGTTCTTCTATCAGCGAACCGTGGAAGATGTCTTGCACATCTTTGAAGAAGCTGGCTTCAACACCGAGAAAATGGATCTGACACGTGATCGCTCTGGCATCATCGTGAACTATGTCAGCCATCAGTCGCCAGGATGTATTCGCCGAATCGATTCGGCCGAACTATCTCGTTCGGCACGCGCCAAGCGAAAATCGACAAGCTCGGTCGATTCACAACAACAAGACTAG